In one window of Frigoriglobus tundricola DNA:
- a CDS encoding DUF1349 domain-containing protein has product MIRLAPLLVLVVAATTAAAPVPPPTEKERLAKHWGTFEGQGEYELTGNRLTLRTAGQPTFGLYLDSECLPIPRVTRTVRGDFEATVTVLYATPPHKGARHDLQRLETQAGLFVGGGGSSVEFGLMQLHSKFNGIVADYLQRCVWVRTRSDKASGGSMLKLAPVGTSTHLRVVRKDKQVTVSYSFDGKTWSEPQEPGHDPELPDEVAVGVSFSQSTYQTLSADFHAFTLEKPKAAKKE; this is encoded by the coding sequence ATGATCCGTCTGGCACCCCTCCTCGTACTCGTCGTTGCCGCTACCACCGCCGCCGCGCCGGTGCCCCCGCCGACCGAGAAAGAGCGGCTCGCGAAGCACTGGGGTACGTTCGAAGGACAGGGCGAGTACGAACTCACGGGCAATCGCCTGACGCTCCGCACCGCCGGGCAACCCACCTTCGGACTCTACCTCGACAGCGAGTGCCTGCCCATCCCGCGTGTGACCCGCACAGTGCGCGGTGACTTCGAGGCGACGGTAACGGTTTTGTACGCCACACCACCCCACAAGGGGGCGCGGCACGACTTACAGCGACTGGAAACGCAGGCAGGTCTGTTCGTTGGCGGTGGCGGGAGCAGTGTTGAATTCGGCTTGATGCAGCTTCACAGCAAGTTTAATGGGATCGTCGCGGACTACTTGCAACGCTGCGTGTGGGTCCGGACCCGTTCCGACAAAGCCAGCGGTGGGAGCATGTTGAAGTTGGCCCCGGTCGGGACGTCGACTCACCTGCGTGTGGTGCGGAAAGACAAGCAGGTGACCGTGTCGTACAGCTTCGATGGCAAGACGTGGTCCGAGCCACAGGAGCCGGGTCACGATCCGGAACTCCCGGACGAAGTGGCCGTCGGCGTGAGTTTCAGTCAATCCACCTATCAAACGCTCAGCGCCGACTTCCACGCCTTTACCCTCGAGAAGCCGAAGGCTGCGAAGAAGGAGTGA
- a CDS encoding cytochrome c: MLPTRFLAFTAAGMIALAAGHGFAQPTKPPATTDSLPIPPESEAMKEKRQRAHAILDALTAGDTDALRRNAEVMTLIADMRVFVAAYKTEEYRYQAQAFKHAADDLLEAAKAKNRDGAALAYSDMTRTCVKCHTHFRGVKK; encoded by the coding sequence ATGTTACCGACGCGATTTCTGGCCTTCACCGCCGCCGGAATGATCGCCCTCGCGGCCGGGCACGGCTTCGCTCAGCCCACCAAGCCGCCGGCGACGACCGACTCGTTGCCGATCCCGCCCGAAAGCGAGGCGATGAAGGAGAAGCGGCAGCGCGCCCACGCGATCCTCGACGCGCTGACCGCCGGCGACACGGACGCCCTGCGCCGGAACGCCGAGGTGATGACGCTGATCGCGGACATGCGGGTGTTCGTGGCGGCCTACAAGACGGAGGAGTACCGCTACCAGGCGCAAGCGTTCAAACACGCGGCCGACGATCTCCTGGAAGCCGCCAAGGCCAAAAACCGCGACGGCGCCGCGCTCGCTTATAGCGACATGACCCGCACCTGCGTGAAGTGCCACACCCACTTTCGCGGGGTGAAGAAGTAA
- a CDS encoding serine hydrolase domain-containing protein produces MLSRRLLLLLPLALAPTLFGQEPTVARPDTLKAVPVAMQKFVDSEDLSGAVTVVGRADGVVAFDAVGLRDRNEKTPMTKDTLFRIASMTKPVTALGIMILADEGKLSPDDDVAKHLPEFTGQMLLAPRPKDAPADAPVVLQKPTRPVKLRDLLTHTSGAAPYPKGVNDVYTKRNRTLAETALATALQPLRFEPGSQWSYSNEGIDVLGRVIEVASGESYEAFLQKRVFGPLEMKDTTFYPSRDQRDRVATTYFKGRAGQLFPSPNVLLAVPEGAKHPVPAGGLFSTGADLAKLYRMMLHKGDGGGKRVVSEKAVAEMTKVQTGDLKTGFVDGMGFGFGWAVVREPKGVTAMLSPGTFGHGGAFGTQGWIDPTRDLFVVLLIQRTGLDNADASPMREKLQSLAVQAVK; encoded by the coding sequence ATGCTCTCCCGCCGCTTGCTGCTCCTGCTCCCGCTCGCGCTGGCCCCCACGCTCTTCGGCCAGGAACCGACCGTCGCGCGCCCGGACACGCTCAAGGCGGTTCCGGTCGCGATGCAGAAGTTCGTGGACAGCGAGGACCTTTCGGGCGCCGTGACCGTCGTCGGCCGGGCGGACGGGGTCGTCGCGTTCGACGCGGTCGGCCTGCGCGACCGGAACGAAAAAACGCCGATGACGAAAGACACGCTGTTCCGCATCGCGTCGATGACGAAACCCGTCACCGCGCTCGGCATCATGATCCTGGCGGACGAGGGGAAGCTGTCGCCGGACGACGACGTGGCCAAACACCTTCCGGAGTTCACCGGGCAGATGCTCCTCGCGCCGCGGCCGAAGGACGCGCCGGCCGACGCCCCGGTGGTCCTCCAGAAGCCCACGCGCCCGGTGAAGCTCCGCGACCTGTTGACGCACACGAGCGGCGCGGCCCCGTACCCGAAGGGCGTCAACGACGTGTACACGAAGCGGAACCGCACGCTCGCGGAGACGGCGCTCGCGACCGCGCTGCAGCCGCTGCGGTTCGAACCGGGGAGCCAGTGGAGCTACTCGAACGAGGGCATCGACGTCCTGGGGCGCGTCATCGAAGTCGCCAGCGGCGAGAGCTACGAGGCGTTCCTACAAAAGCGCGTCTTCGGTCCGCTCGAAATGAAGGACACCACGTTCTACCCGTCAAGGGACCAGCGCGACCGGGTCGCGACGACGTACTTCAAGGGCCGCGCGGGCCAGCTCTTTCCGAGCCCGAACGTGCTCCTCGCTGTGCCGGAAGGTGCGAAGCACCCGGTCCCGGCCGGCGGGCTGTTCTCCACCGGCGCCGACCTCGCGAAGTTGTACCGGATGATGCTCCACAAGGGCGACGGGGGCGGCAAACGGGTTGTCAGCGAAAAGGCGGTCGCGGAGATGACGAAGGTGCAGACCGGCGACCTCAAAACGGGGTTCGTGGACGGCATGGGGTTCGGCTTCGGCTGGGCCGTCGTCCGCGAACCGAAGGGCGTCACCGCCATGCTCTCTCCGGGCACGTTCGGTCACGGCGGCGCGTTCGGCACCCAGGGGTGGATCGACCCGACGCGCGACCTGTTCGTGGTGCTACTCATCCAGCGCACCGGCCTCGACAACGCCGACGCCTCGCCGATGCGCGAAAAGCTGCAATCCCTGGCCGTCCAAGCCGTGAAGTAA
- the rpsJ gene encoding 30S ribosomal protein S10, with the protein MAGPAGERIRIRMEGYDHEVLDRTAAEIVKTAVDNQAEVHGPIPLPTRIERYTVLRSPHIDRKSREQFEIRTHKRLIDIIKPNQKTIEALNKGLNLPPGVDIKIRVISGS; encoded by the coding sequence GTGGCGGGACCAGCTGGCGAACGCATCCGCATCCGCATGGAAGGGTACGACCACGAGGTGCTCGACCGGACCGCGGCCGAGATCGTGAAGACCGCCGTGGACAACCAGGCCGAAGTGCACGGGCCGATCCCGCTGCCGACCCGGATCGAGCGGTACACGGTGCTGCGCTCGCCGCACATCGACCGCAAGAGCCGCGAACAGTTCGAGATCCGCACGCACAAGCGGCTCATCGATATCATCAAGCCGAACCAGAAGACGATCGAGGCGCTCAACAAGGGCCTCAACCTTCCGCCGGGCGTGGACATCAAGATTCGTGTGATTTCTGGTAGCTGA
- the rplD gene encoding 50S ribosomal protein L4: MSENTTPSAPENGVQAPVARLIEVKDSITVPVVNRAGQEVGSISIDPAEFGGKISRQLMHDVVLMYLANQRAGTHHTLRRGQVAGSTKKLFRQKGTGNARVGTKRTNKRRGGGTAKGPKPRDYEYHLPKKAVKAATRMAVLSKFLDKQAVILDELVLAAPKTKEITGVLKAIKIGKKATEQGEKDVTLADTTVLIGTDKLDVNVYKSARNIEGVKVLPAAEFNCYTVLKQKRLVLTRAALEALRAFGKAVAPAEANAAV, encoded by the coding sequence ATGTCAGAAAACACCACGCCGTCGGCCCCGGAAAACGGGGTCCAGGCTCCTGTCGCTCGTTTGATCGAGGTCAAAGACTCGATCACCGTGCCGGTCGTGAACCGGGCCGGGCAAGAGGTCGGCTCGATTTCCATCGACCCGGCCGAGTTCGGCGGCAAGATCAGCCGGCAGTTGATGCACGATGTGGTGCTGATGTACCTGGCGAACCAGCGGGCCGGTACGCACCACACGCTCCGCCGCGGTCAGGTGGCCGGTAGCACCAAGAAGCTGTTCCGGCAAAAGGGTACGGGTAACGCCCGCGTCGGTACGAAGCGCACCAACAAGCGCCGCGGTGGTGGTACCGCGAAGGGGCCGAAGCCCCGCGACTACGAGTACCACCTGCCCAAGAAGGCCGTGAAGGCCGCCACCCGGATGGCCGTGCTCTCGAAGTTCCTCGACAAGCAGGCCGTGATCCTGGACGAGCTGGTGCTGGCCGCGCCGAAGACGAAAGAAATCACCGGCGTGCTGAAGGCGATCAAGATCGGCAAGAAGGCGACCGAGCAGGGCGAGAAGGACGTGACGCTGGCGGACACGACCGTCCTCATCGGCACGGACAAGCTCGACGTGAACGTGTACAAGTCGGCCCGCAACATCGAAGGCGTGAAGGTGCTGCCGGCGGCCGAGTTCAACTGCTACACGGTGCTCAAGCAGAAGCGGCTGGTTCTGACCCGTGCGGCGCTCGAGGCGCTCCGGGCCTTCGGGAAGGCCGTCGCGCCTGCTGAGGCGAACGCCGCGGTGTAG
- the rplW gene encoding 50S ribosomal protein L23: protein MATTRPKPKKYVRKLALRKPCVHGEPGLDLRPHQVILRPLVTEKGTHQSTRYNAYTFQVNPIATKTQIKAAVEELFNVKVEAVRTQVREGKKRRFKQSMGQLPTWKKAVVTLNENDKIEFF from the coding sequence ATGGCGACGACACGACCGAAGCCGAAAAAGTACGTGCGGAAGCTGGCGCTCCGCAAGCCGTGCGTCCACGGCGAGCCGGGCCTGGACCTGCGCCCGCACCAGGTGATCCTCCGCCCGCTCGTGACCGAGAAGGGCACGCACCAGAGCACCCGGTACAACGCGTACACGTTCCAGGTGAACCCGATCGCCACCAAGACCCAGATCAAGGCGGCGGTCGAGGAACTGTTCAACGTGAAGGTCGAGGCGGTCCGCACGCAGGTCCGCGAGGGGAAGAAGCGGCGGTTCAAGCAGTCGATGGGCCAGCTCCCGACGTGGAAGAAGGCCGTCGTCACGCTGAACGAGAACGATAAGATCGAATTCTTCTAA
- the rplB gene encoding 50S ribosomal protein L2: protein MGIKQYKPTSAGRRAGMVSDFADCTHPRENKPEKSLLKPKPKKGGRNNQGITCTRFRGGGHKQRYRQIDFKRVRDNVAATVIQVEYDPNRTSRIALIEYPRDDKHEFSRAYIIAPNGLKAGDKVISGESDAVEPKPGNCMPLWKVPLGMTVHNVELVPGKGGQICRSAGCGATLTAREKEWAQLTMPSGEIRRVSSKCRATIGTVSHAEHMNISIGKAGRMRWKGRKPHNRGTSMNPTDHPLGGGEGRSKGGRNPVSPTGVPAKGGKTRHKRKPGGKAIIRRRPAGPFQNTA from the coding sequence ATGGGTATCAAACAATACAAGCCGACTTCCGCGGGCCGCCGGGCGGGGATGGTGTCCGACTTCGCGGACTGCACCCACCCGCGCGAGAACAAGCCCGAAAAGTCGTTGCTCAAGCCGAAGCCCAAAAAGGGCGGGCGGAACAACCAGGGGATCACCTGCACGCGGTTCCGTGGGGGCGGTCACAAGCAGCGCTACCGCCAGATCGACTTCAAGCGGGTGCGCGACAACGTGGCGGCCACGGTCATCCAGGTCGAATACGACCCGAACCGCACGAGCCGGATCGCGCTGATCGAGTACCCGCGGGACGACAAGCACGAGTTCTCGCGGGCGTACATCATCGCCCCGAACGGGCTCAAGGCCGGCGACAAGGTGATTTCCGGCGAATCGGACGCGGTCGAGCCGAAGCCGGGCAACTGCATGCCGTTGTGGAAAGTACCCCTCGGCATGACGGTTCACAACGTCGAGCTGGTGCCGGGCAAGGGCGGCCAGATCTGCCGGTCGGCCGGGTGCGGGGCCACGCTGACGGCCCGCGAGAAGGAGTGGGCGCAGCTCACGATGCCCAGCGGCGAAATCCGCCGCGTGTCGAGCAAGTGCCGGGCCACCATCGGCACCGTGTCGCACGCCGAGCACATGAACATCAGCATCGGCAAGGCGGGCCGCATGCGGTGGAAGGGGCGCAAGCCGCACAACCGCGGTACCAGTATGAACCCGACCGACCACCCGCTGGGCGGTGGTGAGGGGCGCAGCAAGGGCGGCCGGAACCCGGTTTCGCCGACCGGCGTGCCCGCCAAGGGCGGCAAGACGCGCCACAAGCGGAAGCCGGGTGGCAAGGCGATCATCCGGCGGCGTCCGGCCGGTCCGTTCCAGAACACGGCTTGA